DNA sequence from the Malus sylvestris chromosome 10, drMalSylv7.2, whole genome shotgun sequence genome:
AATGACAAATTCAGAGAACGGGAGCAAGGGGAAGCAGAATACTTTGAAAAATCGCCACTGGCAACGACAGTTGCATTACCCCTACTGCTACTTTTCTCAGAGAGCTGCCTGCTAGAAACGGTTGGCAACAAATCGGCCTCAGGCATGGAAGAACGAATGTCAGGAAGACACCGTACGGTACAGCTTGGCGTTTGACTATGATTATTGACATCCGTGCAAGTGGTGTCACTCTCGGTAACTGGAGTGGCAGGCGGAGCGGGTAAAGACATCCCGCTGGCCTGCAAGAGCTTAGCAGCAGCTGTGGCAGTTATGTTGGTAGACCGCTGCTGAGTGAGTCTGACTCTCGACATCCTATCTAGACTAGCACTCGCCACTGGTGTGTCAGGTCTTGAGGGTGCGGTTTTTGGCAGATGCTGCTTCTGCTGCTGCTGGGTtttgcctcctcctcctcctccgttcTCTTTCAAAGGCTTGGCAGGACGCTGTTTCCTAAAATTAAGCATCTGGTCCGGTGGGAGAGGGGTTCCCCAGATCTGACTCTGAGTGTGAATGGAGGAGGATCCGGTGGGCCTGTTCTCGTCGGAGGAGCGCAAGGGCTCCAAGTCCAAGTGCCTCTGCCGCCTATTCACAGACGAAGACCGCTGCCTCGACTGAATTTCCGCCAGGGTCGAGGATGGAGTTAAGATGGTGTGTTGATGTTTAGGAAGTGGCGATTTGGAAGGCAAGGGATGAGGGAGATCGCCGGTGAAAGCCGCAGGAGACATGAACCTAGAGCTCACCTCCCTCACTCTTGGCCGCCTTTGAGCAGTcggtggtggaggaggaggaggatgggGAGGAGCGCAAACTTCTGCGTCCTCTACGGTCAATTGATCCATGTTCCTCAGTAAATGCAGAAATCAATCGACGAAAGCACGTACAAGCGAATCTGAGAAGAAATTTGTGAAAGTTAAAATTCACCTGGAGTCCCAATTTTCGAATTGAGGTTAAGGCCTTACCTTGTCCCGACCCCCGATTCCTTTTAATGAGCGCTTTTACAATATTTTGCTGACCCAGAAGCCTTCAAGTGAAAGAGATAACTAGCCGTTGGGGGTCAAGTCGTAACGGTTCAATTTTCAAAAGGCattttaagggaagggatcatttaaaaaaacaaaatgaagacACCACATAATCTCAACCATATGATTTCATTAAAGGCAAATATAACGGTCAAGATGATATTTCcattttttctgaaaattgggaatctcttcccttaaaggctttctctatatatataatgattgtggtatacgaggagtcttATTTTTTCTATCTAAgattatttaagtgttttaattaataaaaagattgaaattaaatgatgtagATTGTCTAACTCATTTACCATCTAATATGGTAAAGAAATGTGGTGTAAAATTGTGATAAAAATAacattactctctctctctctctctctctctctctctctctctctctctctctctctctatatatatatatatatatataggctttTTAAGGAAAGAGAtccccatttttcaaaaaaaatgagaacaccctcttgaccgttagatctgactttaatgaaattctttggttgagattaaatcataGGCTGTAGAATCTCAAccacaaaatttcattaaaactagATCTAACAGTCAAGAGAGTCcccatttttcttaaaaaatggaTCCCTTCTCTTGaaggctttatatatatatatatatatatatatatatatagcctaACTTAAGACATTTTATTTACACCTAAATAAATTACAACTTCCGTGCCATGCTACCTGTCCCACCAATTGCCGTGCAAGGCCTGAAAGCGAGTTCTTCCATTCCTCAACCGCTCCTCTATTttaggaggcagattgtctgccctcaacaatgacgtagcttaaccgtgaccgtacaACACAAGATCCCCTCCCCTCCTGtgttgtgcggtcacggttaagccacgtcaacacaGGAATGGAGGGGATGGGAAGGGTATGGTAAAAGGAGGCAGAGTGATCGCACAAATAGGAGGGAATGCAAAGAGTATGAtattgggagggcagacaacCTGCCTCCTCTATTTTATCCTCGTATAGTAAATGATATGATTTTTTAGTAATTTAATTACTAATTATTTGTTTGAAATAATCTCAATGATGACATAAAAAATGAACAGCTTGAATCATGATATTACAAAATGGAAAAGGCTATCACACATTTTCACGTTCCATGGAGAAGAAACTAAGAATTATACAAAGCAAAATTAAGTACGGATGGTTCAATCCGGTATTTACTTCTATCAATACATCGGGTGTAAGAGATCAATAAGTACAGAAAATGGATACTAATATTAGTGCATTTGTGACTTTCACATCCATGAAGCCATTTTCATGGCGCAAGCCTATATACAAAACTGACTTCATCTTCTACCTTATTTATTTCGGAAAACTGAATCATCGAGACTGTTGGCCAAGGCCATGGAAACCCCTTCTTGTAGAGCTAGGCATTGGCTCATCTGTCaagcaaataaaaacaaaaaaaggaaaacaaattaaGATGGTGAAATTAAATACTTGCTCGATTCATAAATTGGAAAAGGGGAAAAGAATGGCAATCATGGATTATGTGATTTACAGTAGACTGATGAAAGTAAGCGGGGATTCATGCCATTTCTATCTTACCAAGCTCATCCTCTTCATCACCATTCTGGCTTGTAAAGAATGGCGTGAGGTAGTTTCGATCTAACGCTGTGAATGACGCTGTGCTGCAGGTGAGAAGGTGGAGGGCAGAACTAGATGCTTAGcaaatagataaaaaaaaaaaaaatgaaagccaGGTTCCTCTACGAAGGTAGCAAACAAATGGTTACCTCTGATGGAATTCCTTCAGTTTCATCTTGATCCTGTTTCCTGATGATCCTTCGTCATCAAAAGATGGTGCAATATAGCCATTGTTCCCTTCAAAATTCTGGGAAATATATGTACACATATCCAAAATAGTCAGCTTTGATAAGTAGTAAAATTACAGTGATCATGAAAGTAGAAATGTTATCACAATTCAACATGTGG
Encoded proteins:
- the LOC126584765 gene encoding protein ENDOSPERM DEFECTIVE 1-like, which translates into the protein MDQLTVEDAEVCAPPHPPPPPPPTAQRRPRVREVSSRFMSPAAFTGDLPHPLPSKSPLPKHQHTILTPSSTLAEIQSRQRSSSVNRRQRHLDLEPLRSSDENRPTGSSSIHTQSQIWGTPLPPDQMLNFRKQRPAKPLKENGGGGGGKTQQQQKQHLPKTAPSRPDTPVASASLDRMSRVRLTQQRSTNITATAAAKLLQASGMSLPAPPATPVTESDTTCTDVNNHSQTPSCTVRCLPDIRSSMPEADLLPTVSSRQLSEKSSSRGNATVVASGDFSKYSASPCSRSLNLSLSSSDRLFFLTDKGSERGKVGGLCLPPVPPCATAKLGPDIRKGKKVSSHLEDVHSLRVLHNRYLQWRYANARAEASVRAQQRETQRTLYSLAVKIAELYDSVKRKRIELGILQRTKTLSTILEAQIPYLDQWFSLEGDYSVSLAEATQALLNASVQLPSSGSVRANLRELEEALSSAIEVMDIIVFHVHRSLPKAEDTEHLISELARVIGGERALIEECGNLLSKTYTTQVEEWSLRSQIIQSKCCCS